The proteins below are encoded in one region of Balaenoptera ricei isolate mBalRic1 chromosome 6, mBalRic1.hap2, whole genome shotgun sequence:
- the GNRH1 gene encoding progonadoliberin-1: MEPIPKLLAGLILLTLCVVGCSSQHWSYGLRPGGKRNAENVLDSFQETAKEVDQPAEPQHFECTIHQRRSPLRDLKGALESLIEEETGQKM; the protein is encoded by the exons ATGGAGCCGATTCCAAAACTTCTAGCTGGACTTATTCTGCTGACTCTGTGTGTGGTGGGCTGCTCCAGCCAGCACTGGTCCTACGGGTTGCGCCCCGGAGGAAAGAGAAATGCTGAAAATGTGCTTGATTCTTTccaagag aCAGCCAAAGAGGTTGATCAACCAGCAGAACCTCAGCACTTTGAGTGCACCATACACCAGCGCCGTTCTCCACTCAGGGACCTGAAAGGAGCTCTG GAAAGTCTGATCGAAGAGGAAACTGGGCAGAAGATGTAA